The following DNA comes from Pseudomonas marginalis.
ACGCGGTTGTTGGTGAACCTGGAAGAAGCGGCCTACCTGACCTTCCTGGCGCAGCAGCTCGGTACGCCGCAGCCCTTTCCCAGCGGCGCGGCGCAGCGGTCGCGCCTGGGCTGGAGTGCGACATGAGTGCGCTCGCTCATCGCCCTGATAAAAGTGGAAGGGGCGGTGCGACGATTCGACTTGCCTCCGGCCCTTACGACAGGTCACTTTGGCAGCGGGCGCTGTTGGTTATTTTTGCATTCGGCGCACTCCACGCCCACGCCGAACCCCTGCTGGAACGGGCCCAATCCCGTGGCACCCTCAACGTCTGCACCAGCGACGAATTCCCCCCCTTCAAGACCTTCGATGCCCAAGGCAAGCCCGGCGGGTTGATCCTGGACCTGATCGTCGACCTGCAACGCCAGTTGTCTGCCAAGGTCGGCCAGCCGCTCAAGCTGCAACTTGTGCCAGTCAATCCGCTCAACCGCTTGCTGTTTCTCGAACAGGGCCGTTGTGAAGTGCTGGTCACGTCCCTGCTCGACACCCCCGCACGGCGGCGCGAAGTGGATTTCGCCAGCCCCGGTTTCTACAGCTCGGCCGCCACGGTGTTTGCGCCGAAAAGCACCGCCGTGCCGGACTGGCAAAGCCTGCGCGGCAAGACCCTGTGTGCGCCCGCCACCAGTGTGTGGGTGCGCCCGTTTGAAACGCGCTACGGCGTGCAGTTCGCCTCGTTCAACGGCACGGCCGAAGTGCGCAAGGCGGTGGCCGACAGCCGTTGTCTGGGGGCGATGGGTGACGATGCGTTGTACAGCGCCCTGGCGCGCCAGCCGGAATGGGCCGATTACGAGGTCAAGCTGCCGGGCCAGGATCCGGCGCCGTGGGGCATTGCTTTGCGCAAGGGCCAGCCGGCGTTGTTGGCGGCGGTGTCGAGTATCGTCGAAGGCTGGCATGCCCAGGGCGTGATCATCGGCCTGGAACAGCGCTACGGCCTGGCGCCGAATGCCTGGGTAGCGCAGCAGCATGCGCGGGCCAGCCATGAGTGAGGCCAACCTGCGCCTGTGGCTGGAACAGCATGGCCTGTCGCTGAGCATCCTGTGGGACCCGATGGACCGCCAGCGCTTCCTGCTCGGCCTGGGCCTGACACTGTTGCTGTCGGTGGCGAGTATTGCCCTGTCCCTGGTGATCGGCGTGTGGGGCGCTGCCGGCCTGGGTTCGCGCCGCTTGCTGTGGCGCCGGTTGAGCGCGGGGTACGTCGCGTTGTTTCGCAACACGCCGCTGTTGGTGCAACTGTTCTTTTTCTACTTCGGCGTCGGCGCCTGGCTGCCGCTGGCGGACGACACCAGCGTGCGGCTGCTCAACGGCACGCAATGGGCAATCATCGTGATCGCCCTGCACAGCGGCGCGTTCCAGGCCGAGAACCTGCGCGCCGGTATCGATGCCGTGCCCCGCGCCACCCTCGACGCGGCCGCCGCCCTCGGCATGCAGGGCGCCACAGTACTGCGCCATATCGTGCTGCCGCTGGCGCTGCGCAACAGCCTGCCGGCCATGGGCAATACGGTGGTGCAAACCATCAAGTCGACCTCGATTGCCTACGCGATTGCGGTGCCGGAATTGCTCTATGCGAGCAATCGGATCTGGTCGGACAACTTCAACGTCGCCGAGATGATGCAGGTCTTGCTGCTGGTCTGGTTGCTGCTGATCGGCGCCAGCAGTTGGCTGCTGCGCCGCCTGGAAAACCATCTGCGCCTGCCAGGCCAGGAGTTGCCCGATGCTGCCTGAACCCTCCTGGCCCGTGCTGTTGTGGCAGTGGGCGCCGGCACTGTTGCAAGGCTTCGGCCTGAATATCCTCATGGGCGTCACCGCGATGCTGGTGGCCACGCTGGCCGGTGTCGTGCTCGGCAGCCTGCAGGTCAGCGCCCGGCCGCGCCTGCGTCGTGGTGCCGGGCATCTGAGCCGCCTGCTGCGCAACCTGCCGTGGCTGGTGGTGATGTTCTACGTGGCCTACCTGTTGCCCTATGAAGTGCATTGGGCCGGGCGCTGGTGGCAATTGCCGGATTGGCTCAAGGTCGCGCTGGGCCTGGCCCTGCCCGCTGTCGGCTATGTCTCGGAGATCGTGCGCGGCGCCGTACGCGCGGTGCCGATGGGGCAATGGGAAGCCGCCCAGGCCCTGGGCATGCATCACGGCCAGGCGCTGCGCCACGTGATCATCCCGCAGACCCTGCCCAGCCTGGTGGCGCCGTGGATGAACCTGTATTGCGCGGTGACCATGTCCACCTCCCTGGCCAACCTGCTGGGGGTGGAAGAGCTGATGACCACCGTGCAATCGCACCTGTCCACGCAACTGCGCAACGACCTGCTGCTGCCCGCCTACGGCTTGGTGTTCATCGCCTTCTTTGTCTACATCTACCCCCTCTCCCGCCTGGCCAAACGGCTGGAGCGCACATGAGCACTGACCCCATGCATGACGATACCCTGCTGACCCGGTTGGGACGCGACCCCGCCAGCCACGAAGGCAGCGTCAACACCCCGGTGTATCGCAGCTCGACCTTTATCTGGCCCGACACCGGCACTCTCGAAAACCACCTGCAACAGGCCGCCGACCCGCACTATCGCGGGCATATCTACGGCCGTAACGGCAACCCCACCACCGCCGCCTTCGAAGACGCCGTGGCGCAGCTGGAAGGCGGCTTTCGCGGGCTGATCATGCCCAGCGGGCTGGCGGCGATTGTCGGCGCGGTGCTGGCAGTGGCGCGGGCCGGCGACCATATCCTGGTGACCGACAATTGCTATTGGCATGCGCGCCAGGTGTTCGACCAGATCCTGCCGCGCTATGGCATTGAGGCCACGTACTTCGCGCCGATGCTCGGTGCCGACATCGCCGGCTTGCTGCGCCCGAATACGCGCCTGGTGTACGCCGAAGCACCCGGTTCCAGCACCTTCGAGGTCCAGGACATTCCCGCCCTGGCCCGCGTCGCCCATGCCCACGGCGCACTGCTGATGCTCGACAACACCTGGGCCACGCCGCTGTTCTTCAAGGCGTTCGCCCACGGCGTGGACATCTCGATTCATGCCGCCACCAAGTACCTGGTGGGCCATAGCGACGCCATGCTCGGCGTGATCGTCACCACTGAAACCCTGTATTCGACGGTGCGCGAGACCGTCCGCCAACTGGGCTATATCGCCAGCGCCGACGACGCCTACCTGGGCCTGCGTGGCCTGCGCACCCTGGGTGTACGCCTGCGCCAGCACCAGCGCTCGGCGCTCACCGTCGCGCAGTGGCTGCAACAGCGTCCCGAAGTGGCCCAGGTGCTGCACCCGGCGCTGCCGGGGGCCATCGGGCACGACCTGTTCAAGCGTGACTTCCTCGGCTCCACCGGGCTGTTCGGCGTGGTCCTCAAGCCGCGCTTCGAGCCCCACACCAAGGCCTTCCTGGAAAGCCTGCGGTTATTCGCCATGGGCGCCAGCTGGGGCGGTTTCGAGAGCCTGATTCGCCAACAGCAACGCCACCCTTCGGCACAGATTGAAGCGGGCGTGCTGCTGCGCCTGCACGTGGGCCTGGAAGCGGTCGAGGACCTGCTCGCCGACCTGCAACAAGGCCTCGAACGCCTGAGCGCCACCCCCCATTCACCAAGGAGTCTGCCATGAGCCAAACACTGCCCACCCACTACAGCATTTGCCCGCTGCTGGTTGCGTCCAATATTGCCGTTGAACTCGGTTGGCTGGACGAGGAATACCAACGCGTCGGCGCCGACGCGATCTACCTGCGCTCACTGCCCGACAACCTCGGTTGGCTGCCGCACTTCACCCATGGCGAAGCCCGCTTGATTCGCGACGGCGGCGCGGTGCCGGCCTTGTGGGCGCGCGCCGACCAGGCCGATACGTTGCTGGTGGCCAGCACCGCCACCCAACGCGCCGGGCAGATCCTGGTGCGTGCCGAGGGGCGTATCCGCCAGGTCGCCGACCTGTTCGGCAAGCGCATCGGCGTACCGGTGAGCCGCAACACGGCGCGGGTCGATGTGCTCAAGGCGCTGGCCGAGCATGGCCTGTTCAATGCCCTGCAACTGGCCGGGCTGGAGCCGTCGCAAGTACGCCTGATCGAGCTGGAGGATGAAGGTGATCCGCAGACCTTGCTGCCGGCCGTGCGGCCTTCGGCGTTCTGGTCGCAACTGCATGGGCTGCATGGCCAACCCGGGCATGAGGTGCAGGCCCTGGCCGAAGGCCGTGTGGATGCGCTGCATGTCGCGGCCGGACATGTGCCGGCGCTGCTCGCCAGCGGTGAATTCACGGTAATCGAAGACCTGGAACGCTACCCGGACTGGACCCTGAAAAACCACAACGGCCCCTACGCGACCACCGTCAACCGTGCCTTTGCCGAAGAGCATCCCCAGGTGGTCGTGGCGTTCCTGCGCGCCGCGATCCGCGCCGGGCGCTGGATCAACCAGCACCGCGATGCCGCCGCCGAGCTGTTCACCCGCGTGACCTTCCTGCCGGACGCCGGGTTTATCCGCCGCGCCATTGCCGAGCTGGATTTTGTGCCGAACCTGGCGCCGCAGAACCTGGCGGCCCTGGAACTGAAGAAGGACTTCCTGGTGCAACGCGGCTTCCTGCAGAACGACTTCAGCGTGCACGAGTGGGCCCAGCCCGAGTTTCTCGCCCAAGCCCACACCGGGCTTTAACGCCACACCCTTGCCAAGGACAGACAATGATTGCTCAGTACCGCAAGACCCTGCTGGCCAGCCTGTTGGTCGCCGATTCAAGTTGGGCGGCGCAGGCCGCCGATTCCACCGAACCCCGACTGAGCAAAGTCGAGGTGGTCGGTGCCCGCGTGACTGAAGCCAGCGCCGCCATTGGCGAAGACAAGATCAGCAATACCCTGAGCATCTCGCACCAGGCGTTGCTGTCGGCGCCGGCCGGCACTTCGGGGCTGAAAATGCTCGAGGCGCTGCCCGGTTTCAACGTGCAGGTCAACGATGCGCTGGGCCTGTATGAGTTCGGCAACTCGGTATTCGTGCGCGCCTTCAACCTGCAGCAGATCGGCTTTTCCATCGACGGTGTGCCCCTGGGACGTACCGATCAGTTCGGCGGCAGCCCGATCTATCGCTACGTCGACAATGAAAACACCGAGCGGGTCACCGCCTCCACCGGCGCGGGCGACGTGTCGCAATCGGGCTATGCGTCCCTGGGCCCGTATGTGGATTACCAGACCAGCAACCCCACACTCGAGCCGGGCGCCAGCCTGTCCTACACCCTCGGCAGCGACAGCCTGCGGCGCAGTTTCGTCAAGCTGCAAAGCGGCGAATACCAGGGCCTGTCGGCGTATTTCAGCCGCTCGAAAATCGACGGCGACCTATGGCGCGGCCCCGGCACCATCGACCGTGAACACCTGGAAGCCAAGGTGCGCTATCGCTTCGGTGAACGTGACGAGGTGTGGCTGCGCGCCGTGCACAACGCGTTCTACGACTACGACTCGCCCTACGTGAGCAGCGCCCAGTACGACGGCAGCGCCAATGACCCGTTCGGTCGCTCGGGCCGTTACTTCGCCTACCTCGGCAGCCTGCCCGACTTACCCGAGAGCGTGCCCGGCGTGCGCTACAGCAACACCAACTACAACCAGTTCTACAAACAGGCGGTGAACCAGCGCCGCGACACCTTGTACAGCCTGGGCGGCCAGTTCGAGATCCGCCCGGACCTGCTCAACTACACCACCCTCTACTACGAGGCCAAGAAAGGCTTTGGCGTGTCCCCGGAGGCCTACGCCACCTCCCTGGCGCTGCACAATGCCGAAAACACGGTGGATGGCCTGTTTGCCCCACGGGGCGTGCAATACGGTTTGTCGTCCCTCAGCGGCCACCGCTTCGGCGGGCGCACCGGGCTGCAATGGGACATCGGCCAGCACCAGATCGACACCGGGGTGTGGGCCGAGACCGATGTGTTCAACCGCCAGCAGGCGCGCTACAACCTCACCGACGGCAGCCCGGCCGGCGAGCCGCTGTTCAATGAGCCGGTGCACCTGCAAGGGGATTTCAGCTCTACGCGCAATTCGTTGCAGTACCACCTCAAGGACACCTGGACCCTGCTCGACGACCGCCTGCGCCTGCAGTTCGGCTTCAAGAGCCTGCACCTCAAGTACCGCATCGAGGGCTATCGCAACGCCGGCGACTACATCAACGACCGCCAGCCGCGCCTGGCCACCCAGTGGAACGACGCCTTCCTGCCCCAGGCCGGGCTGGTCTACAACCTCACCGATGACACCCAGGTATTTGCTTCCTATTCGGAAAACATGGCCCTGCCCCGTGGCGCCGACGACATCTTCCGCGCGGCCAGCCCCAGCGCGCCGCCACCGGAGGCGGAGCGGGCGAAGAACTACGAGGTGGGCTATCGCATCAACCGCCCGACCTTCAACGCGGCCTGGGCGCTGTACCGCACCGACTTCGATAACCGCCTGCAAGCCTTCGCCTCAGCCGTGCCCGGCAGCAGCCAGGTGGAAACGTACTACCAGAACGTCGGCAAGGTGCAGGCCTACGGCACCGAGCTGAGCGGGCAATGGAAACCCCCGGTCCTGGCCGACAAGGTGGTGCTCAACGGCAACCTGACCTACAACACCTCCACGTTCCGGAACGACGCCGGCGGCCTTTCGATCAAAGGCAACGAGGTGCCCGACAGCCCGCGCTGGCTGGCCCAGGCCGGGGTTACCTATGAGCTGGCGCCATGGGCACTGCTGAACTTTTCGGCACGCTATATCGGCGAGCGCTACAGCAACTTCACCAACAGTGAATCGGTGCCCGGCTACACCCTGTACAACGCCTACCTGGATCTGGGGGGCGAGCGCCTGCACTACGGCCCACTGAAGAATGTGAAGGTGCGCTTCAATGTCGACAACCTGTTCGACAAGGATTACCTCGGCTACATCCTCACCAGCACCAGCGGCCCCGCCGTGTTCCGCCCGGGTTCGCCGCGCACCTTCCAAAGCACCTTGAGCATGGAGTTCTGAACATGAACACGCGCCTGCTGCTGCTCGCCTTGCTGCCACTGTTGGCCCACGCCGACACCGCCGTCAGCCCCGCCACCCTGGCCCTGCACCAACGCCTGCTGGTACTGGACAGCCACCTGGACACGCCGCTGACCCTGACCCGTCCCGGCTGGAACATCCTCGAGCGCCACGACTACCGCCAGGACGGCAGCCAGGTCGACCTGCCGCGCATGCGCGAAGGCGGCCTGGATGGGGGTTTCTTCGCCGTCTACACCCCCCAGGGCCCACGCACCGAGGAAGGCCGCGCCTACGCCAGCGCCTATGGTCTGGCCACCCTCACCCGCATCCGCGATGTGATCGACCGCAACCCCGACAGCTTCGCCCTGGCCCTGACCGCCGCCGACGCCCGGCGTATTGCGGCCCAAGGCAAGCGCGTGGTGTTTATCAGCATGGAAAACGCCGATCCACTCAGCTCCGATCCCGAGTTGCTCAACACCTACTACCGCCAAGGCCTGCGCATGCTCGGCCTGGTGCATTTCATGAACAACGACCTGGCCGACTCGGCCACCGCGCTGCCGGAATGGAAAGGCCTGAGCCCCAAGGGCCGCGACCTGGTGCAACGGGCCAACCGCCTGGGCATCCTGCTCGACGTGTCCCACGCCAGCGACGCGGTGTTCGACCAGATGCTGGCGTTGTCCAGCGCCCCGCTCATCGCCTCCCACTCCAGCAGCCGCGCGGTCAACCCGCACCCGCGCAACCTCGACGACAACCGCGTGCGCCAACTGGCGGCCAAGGGCGGGGTGATCCAGGTCAACGCCTACAGCGACTACCTGATCCCCCTCACGCCCAACCCGGATCGCAACAAAGCCATGGCCGCGCTCGGCGCACGCTTCCACAACCTCGCCGCCCTCAGCCCGGAACAGGTCAAGGCGCTCTATCAGGAACGCGACACCCTCAACCAACGCTTCGCCCAACCCAAAGCCAGCCTCGACGTGTTCATGAAGCACCTGTTGCACCTGCTGGAAGTGGCCGGCCCGGATCACGTCGGCATCGGTGCCGACTGGGACGGCGGCGGTGGCGTAAGCGGGCTGGACGATGTGAGCCAGTTGCCGGTGATTACCCAGCGGTTGCTGGATGCCGGGTATAGCGAGCACCAGGTGGCGAATATCTGGAGTGGGAATTTGTTGCGGGTGTTGCAGGCGGCGCAGGATCAGAAGCGACCATAGTTCAACGCGCGGGTATCCAACCTCTTGGAAAAAGCCGCCTAGGGCGGCTTTTTCCAGCCCCCTTCGTCCTACGACTTGAGAGCAACGTGTGATAACGGTAGATTCGCCTCGCTTACAGAGTCGAAACACACCCTATTTTTCAAGGATGAAGGCGTTCTATGGATCACCAGAAGTTGCTGCTTGAGGTCAGAGAGGAATTTGTCTGGCTGGTGAGAAGTGTCGAGTCCAGCGCCGCAATGAGCCTGTTCGACATCCATCGGATCGCAGAGAAAATAGTGCTTCCGCTGTTCCAGACCATCATGGGCTGGCCTGACCTGCGTAATCTGAATGAAGAGGAAGAGGGCTTCCCGGCCATTGATCTGGGGGACGACGTCGAACACATCGGTATCCAGGTCACCGGTACCACCGACCTTGAAAAGGTAAAGGGCACGCTGGAGACGTTCCTGAAACACGATCTGGACGACACCTACAAACGGGTCATCGTCTATGTTTTGACCGACAAGCAGCGCAGCTACAAACAGGCCTCCATTGATAAAGTGACGGGCAGCCGATTGACCTTCAACGGCAAGAAGGATGTGCTCGACTACAAGGACCTGCTCAAGAAAGTCGCCAAGCTTGAGCCCGCCAAAGTCCGGGCCGTGTTGGAACTGCTCAAAAGCTATCGGCTGTCCGAAGACCCCGCACAGCGGCCGACATGGCTGATCAGAACGGAAACTTCACTGGCAGAAAGTGCCCCGTTTACACCTCGCTGGCTGTTTTTTGCGGAACGCAAGATTCCGCTGCTGGGGCGTAGTGCTGACTTAGATGCGCTGGGTGTCTTTATGGCGGACCCAGCGCCATTCAGGTGGTGGACGCTATGTGGTCCCGCCGGTATTGGCAAGACGCGCCTGGCCCATGAGTTGGAGCTCAAATATCGGGACGTCTGGTATTGCGGATTTACCGACGCAAAGAATCTCCCGAAGGTTGAGCAACTGCAACAGTTGCAACGCCCCACCCTGTTGATTTTCGACTATGCGGCGCGAGACGCTAAGGCTCTCAAGTCACTATTGAACAATTGCTGCGCTCTGAGCGAAAGCCGGACGACGAAACTGCGTGTTTTGCTGCTGGAGCGCGAGGCCAACGGTAGTGCTGACTGGTGGAACGAGCTGGTCGGTGGTGAAAGTCTCAACGCGACTTTAATCAGAAACCATTGTTATCGAGCGCCGCTTGAATTAAATGCGCTGAACACACATACCACTGCGCTGTTACGCACATGGTTGCAGGCAGGCGCACCGGAGGTAGTGGAATCCCTGCCGCCACCCTCCTCACCATTCTGGTCACAAGTCAA
Coding sequences within:
- a CDS encoding transporter substrate-binding domain-containing protein; its protein translation is MVIFAFGALHAHAEPLLERAQSRGTLNVCTSDEFPPFKTFDAQGKPGGLILDLIVDLQRQLSAKVGQPLKLQLVPVNPLNRLLFLEQGRCEVLVTSLLDTPARRREVDFASPGFYSSAATVFAPKSTAVPDWQSLRGKTLCAPATSVWVRPFETRYGVQFASFNGTAEVRKAVADSRCLGAMGDDALYSALARQPEWADYEVKLPGQDPAPWGIALRKGQPALLAAVSSIVEGWHAQGVIIGLEQRYGLAPNAWVAQQHARASHE
- a CDS encoding amino acid ABC transporter permease, which produces MSEANLRLWLEQHGLSLSILWDPMDRQRFLLGLGLTLLLSVASIALSLVIGVWGAAGLGSRRLLWRRLSAGYVALFRNTPLLVQLFFFYFGVGAWLPLADDTSVRLLNGTQWAIIVIALHSGAFQAENLRAGIDAVPRATLDAAAALGMQGATVLRHIVLPLALRNSLPAMGNTVVQTIKSTSIAYAIAVPELLYASNRIWSDNFNVAEMMQVLLLVWLLLIGASSWLLRRLENHLRLPGQELPDAA
- a CDS encoding amino acid ABC transporter permease, with the protein product MLPEPSWPVLLWQWAPALLQGFGLNILMGVTAMLVATLAGVVLGSLQVSARPRLRRGAGHLSRLLRNLPWLVVMFYVAYLLPYEVHWAGRWWQLPDWLKVALGLALPAVGYVSEIVRGAVRAVPMGQWEAAQALGMHHGQALRHVIIPQTLPSLVAPWMNLYCAVTMSTSLANLLGVEELMTTVQSHLSTQLRNDLLLPAYGLVFIAFFVYIYPLSRLAKRLERT
- the metC gene encoding cystathionine beta-lyase, producing MSTDPMHDDTLLTRLGRDPASHEGSVNTPVYRSSTFIWPDTGTLENHLQQAADPHYRGHIYGRNGNPTTAAFEDAVAQLEGGFRGLIMPSGLAAIVGAVLAVARAGDHILVTDNCYWHARQVFDQILPRYGIEATYFAPMLGADIAGLLRPNTRLVYAEAPGSSTFEVQDIPALARVAHAHGALLMLDNTWATPLFFKAFAHGVDISIHAATKYLVGHSDAMLGVIVTTETLYSTVRETVRQLGYIASADDAYLGLRGLRTLGVRLRQHQRSALTVAQWLQQRPEVAQVLHPALPGAIGHDLFKRDFLGSTGLFGVVLKPRFEPHTKAFLESLRLFAMGASWGGFESLIRQQQRHPSAQIEAGVLLRLHVGLEAVEDLLADLQQGLERLSATPHSPRSLP
- a CDS encoding ABC transporter substrate-binding protein, with the protein product MSQTLPTHYSICPLLVASNIAVELGWLDEEYQRVGADAIYLRSLPDNLGWLPHFTHGEARLIRDGGAVPALWARADQADTLLVASTATQRAGQILVRAEGRIRQVADLFGKRIGVPVSRNTARVDVLKALAEHGLFNALQLAGLEPSQVRLIELEDEGDPQTLLPAVRPSAFWSQLHGLHGQPGHEVQALAEGRVDALHVAAGHVPALLASGEFTVIEDLERYPDWTLKNHNGPYATTVNRAFAEEHPQVVVAFLRAAIRAGRWINQHRDAAAELFTRVTFLPDAGFIRRAIAELDFVPNLAPQNLAALELKKDFLVQRGFLQNDFSVHEWAQPEFLAQAHTGL
- a CDS encoding TonB-dependent receptor, with the protein product MIAQYRKTLLASLLVADSSWAAQAADSTEPRLSKVEVVGARVTEASAAIGEDKISNTLSISHQALLSAPAGTSGLKMLEALPGFNVQVNDALGLYEFGNSVFVRAFNLQQIGFSIDGVPLGRTDQFGGSPIYRYVDNENTERVTASTGAGDVSQSGYASLGPYVDYQTSNPTLEPGASLSYTLGSDSLRRSFVKLQSGEYQGLSAYFSRSKIDGDLWRGPGTIDREHLEAKVRYRFGERDEVWLRAVHNAFYDYDSPYVSSAQYDGSANDPFGRSGRYFAYLGSLPDLPESVPGVRYSNTNYNQFYKQAVNQRRDTLYSLGGQFEIRPDLLNYTTLYYEAKKGFGVSPEAYATSLALHNAENTVDGLFAPRGVQYGLSSLSGHRFGGRTGLQWDIGQHQIDTGVWAETDVFNRQQARYNLTDGSPAGEPLFNEPVHLQGDFSSTRNSLQYHLKDTWTLLDDRLRLQFGFKSLHLKYRIEGYRNAGDYINDRQPRLATQWNDAFLPQAGLVYNLTDDTQVFASYSENMALPRGADDIFRAASPSAPPPEAERAKNYEVGYRINRPTFNAAWALYRTDFDNRLQAFASAVPGSSQVETYYQNVGKVQAYGTELSGQWKPPVLADKVVLNGNLTYNTSTFRNDAGGLSIKGNEVPDSPRWLAQAGVTYELAPWALLNFSARYIGERYSNFTNSESVPGYTLYNAYLDLGGERLHYGPLKNVKVRFNVDNLFDKDYLGYILTSTSGPAVFRPGSPRTFQSTLSMEF
- a CDS encoding dipeptidase gives rise to the protein MNTRLLLLALLPLLAHADTAVSPATLALHQRLLVLDSHLDTPLTLTRPGWNILERHDYRQDGSQVDLPRMREGGLDGGFFAVYTPQGPRTEEGRAYASAYGLATLTRIRDVIDRNPDSFALALTAADARRIAAQGKRVVFISMENADPLSSDPELLNTYYRQGLRMLGLVHFMNNDLADSATALPEWKGLSPKGRDLVQRANRLGILLDVSHASDAVFDQMLALSSAPLIASHSSSRAVNPHPRNLDDNRVRQLAAKGGVIQVNAYSDYLIPLTPNPDRNKAMAALGARFHNLAALSPEQVKALYQERDTLNQRFAQPKASLDVFMKHLLHLLEVAGPDHVGIGADWDGGGGVSGLDDVSQLPVITQRLLDAGYSEHQVANIWSGNLLRVLQAAQDQKRP